A single window of Polaribacter sp. SA4-10 DNA harbors:
- a CDS encoding GNAT family N-acetyltransferase has translation MNFNFSPFPVLETERLTLRELNLEDTKTIFGLRTNKEVNKYIKRDTPKNLAETRAFIDMISNLVSNNEGVFWVLESKQSNDLIGTIGLRNFDVEDNYAEVGYELNPDYQQEGFMTEALKEVINFGFNNLELKTIEGFTHKNNSASTALLEKQNFVFQPERKDENFEDNRIYRLENKI, from the coding sequence ATGAATTTCAATTTCAGTCCTTTTCCTGTTTTAGAAACAGAAAGATTAACATTAAGAGAATTAAACTTAGAGGATACAAAAACCATCTTTGGCTTAAGAACTAATAAAGAAGTTAACAAGTATATTAAACGAGATACTCCTAAAAATCTAGCTGAAACGAGAGCTTTTATAGATATGATTTCTAATTTAGTGTCTAATAACGAAGGTGTTTTTTGGGTATTAGAGTCTAAACAAAGTAATGACCTAATAGGTACAATTGGTTTAAGAAACTTTGACGTTGAAGATAATTATGCAGAAGTTGGTTATGAATTAAACCCTGATTATCAACAAGAAGGTTTTATGACTGAAGCTTTAAAAGAAGTTATAAATTTTGGATTTAATAATTTAGAATTAAAAACGATAGAAGGTTTTACTCACAAAAATAATAGTGCTTCTACTGCGTTGTTAGAGAAACAAAATTTTGTTTTTCAACCAGAAAGAAAAGATGAAAATTTTGAAGATAATCGTATTTATAGGTTAGAAAACAAAATCTAG
- a CDS encoding NAD(P)H-binding protein gives MRSVSVLGCGWLGKPVAISLLDEGYSVKGATTREEKLALLEVNNIEPFLVDITDFEEFDEFLNSEILIIAITSKDVDAFKNLISQIQNSPVQKVIFISATSVYGRINKVMTEEDAVLETPLTEIENLFRENTFFETTIIRFAGLFGDERHPSNWFKNGRKIPQPKGFVNMIHKEDCIEIIHEIIAQNCWNETFNACSNHHPTRREFYTNAKLSADFEVPEFEENEVYEWKIISSKKVQEALGYTFIHDDLLVI, from the coding sequence ATGAGAAGTGTTAGTGTTCTTGGTTGTGGTTGGTTAGGAAAACCAGTAGCAATCTCTTTATTAGATGAAGGTTATTCTGTAAAAGGCGCTACTACTAGAGAAGAAAAGTTAGCGCTTTTAGAAGTTAACAATATTGAACCTTTTTTGGTAGATATTACCGATTTTGAGGAGTTTGATGAATTTCTAAATTCTGAAATTTTAATAATTGCAATTACTTCTAAAGATGTTGACGCTTTTAAAAACCTGATTTCTCAAATTCAGAATTCTCCTGTTCAGAAAGTGATTTTTATAAGTGCTACTTCTGTCTATGGAAGAATAAATAAAGTGATGACGGAAGAGGATGCCGTTTTAGAAACTCCGCTTACAGAAATTGAAAATTTATTTAGAGAAAACACTTTTTTTGAAACTACAATTATTCGTTTTGCTGGTTTATTTGGAGATGAAAGACATCCTTCTAATTGGTTTAAAAATGGACGAAAAATTCCTCAACCAAAAGGGTTTGTAAATATGATTCATAAAGAAGATTGTATCGAAATTATTCATGAAATTATAGCTCAAAATTGTTGGAATGAAACTTTTAATGCATGTTCTAATCATCATCCTACAAGAAGAGAGTTTTATACAAATGCAAAATTAAGTGCCGATTTTGAGGTTCCGGAATTTGAAGAGAATGAAGTGTATGAATGGAAAATTATCAGTTCTAAAAAAGTACAAGAAGCTTTAGGTTATACTTTTATTCATGATGATTTATTAGTGATTTAA
- a CDS encoding phosphoribosylaminoimidazolesuccinocarboxamide synthase, protein MNTINETNFQFQNLKSVYKGKVREVYNINDELLVMIATDRLSAFDVILPRQIPFKGQILNQIATKMMNDTVDIVPNWLIATPDENVAVGHLCEPFKVEMVIRGYLSGHAAREYKLGERVLCGVEMAEGLKENDQFPNPLITPSTKADNGEHDEDISREEILSKGIVSEEDYLVLEDFTRKLFQRGTEIAAKRGLILVDTKYEFGKTKEGKIVLIDEIHTPDSSRYFYADGYKERQENGEIQKQLSKEFVRQWLIENGFQGKDGQQIPEMSDEKVIEISNRYIELYEQITGEAFVKASTENVMNRIEKNVNSFLAN, encoded by the coding sequence ATGAATACAATTAACGAGACAAATTTTCAGTTTCAAAACTTAAAGTCTGTTTATAAAGGTAAAGTAAGGGAAGTTTATAATATTAATGATGAACTTTTAGTAATGATTGCTACAGATAGGTTATCTGCTTTCGATGTTATTTTACCGCGTCAAATTCCGTTTAAAGGACAAATTTTAAATCAGATTGCAACCAAAATGATGAATGATACAGTAGATATTGTTCCTAATTGGTTAATTGCAACTCCAGATGAAAATGTTGCAGTTGGACATTTATGTGAACCTTTTAAAGTAGAAATGGTAATTCGTGGCTATTTATCTGGTCATGCAGCAAGAGAGTATAAATTAGGTGAAAGAGTGCTGTGTGGAGTAGAAATGGCGGAAGGATTAAAAGAAAACGATCAATTTCCGAACCCATTAATTACACCATCAACAAAAGCAGATAATGGGGAACATGATGAAGATATCTCTAGAGAAGAGATTTTGTCAAAAGGGATTGTTTCTGAAGAAGATTATTTAGTTTTAGAAGATTTCACAAGAAAACTTTTTCAAAGAGGAACAGAAATAGCAGCAAAAAGAGGATTGATTTTAGTAGATACTAAATATGAATTCGGAAAAACAAAAGAAGGGAAAATTGTTTTAATTGATGAAATTCATACACCAGATTCTTCTCGTTATTTTTATGCTGATGGTTATAAAGAAAGACAAGAAAATGGAGAAATTCAAAAACAATTGTCAAAAGAATTTGTACGTCAGTGGTTAATTGAAAACGGTTTTCAAGGAAAAGACGGACAACAAATTCCAGAAATGTCTGATGAAAAAGTCATCGAAATTTCTAACAGATACATAGAATTATATGAACAAATTACTGGAGAAGCTTTTGTAAAAGCTTCCACAGAAAATGTAATGAATAGAATTGAGAAGAATGTAAATTCTTTTTTAGCAAACTAA
- the gldG gene encoding gliding motility-associated ABC transporter substrate-binding protein GldG: protein MNKKIKNIVFLITGLVLLNILNQSFYKRFDLTKDKRYTLSETTKSIISKVDKNLFINIYLEGDFPSEFKRLQVETRQYLEELAAENTNIHIQFINPNNQREKLIKKGMMPSQLTVEEDGKLSEAIIFPWAEIDYNKKTTIISLLPTAIVASQDEQLQKAIENLEYSFSNAINSINQKKEKQVAILSGNGELEDIYLYSFLSEVSKKYKLAKFTLDSVATNPQKTLKDLTSFDLVIIAKPTQKFSSEEKFTLDQFIANGGKTLWMLDNVLADQDSLFNTGKMLAYPRDLNLTNLLFSYGVRINTNLVKDLYAAKIPVATGKVGNQTQFKNLDWFYHPLVNGNPNHAITKNNSPVRLQFTNQIDTLKNTIKKTPLLVSSLLTQKVGTPTIIELQSIADEPIETDYNSGKQLFAVLLEGDFKSAYKNRVKPFETSLFKENATNNKMIVIADGDIGKNQILKEKPHDLSTDKWTNEQFGNKDFLLNSVAYLLDDSGLIHLRNKTLQIRMLDKQKAFKERSYWQFLNVVLPLILLFSFGVVFNYLRKRKYS from the coding sequence ATGAATAAGAAGATAAAAAATATTGTTTTTTTAATTACTGGACTCGTTTTACTAAACATTTTAAATCAGTCTTTTTACAAACGTTTTGATTTAACTAAAGACAAGCGTTATACCCTCTCTGAAACTACAAAATCTATTATTTCTAAGGTTGATAAAAATCTATTTATCAACATCTATTTAGAAGGCGATTTTCCTTCAGAATTTAAACGTTTACAGGTAGAAACTCGCCAATATTTAGAAGAATTAGCCGCAGAAAATACAAACATACACATCCAATTTATCAATCCAAATAATCAGCGAGAAAAGTTGATTAAAAAAGGAATGATGCCAAGTCAATTAACTGTTGAAGAAGATGGTAAACTATCTGAAGCAATTATATTTCCTTGGGCAGAAATTGACTACAATAAAAAGACCACAATTATTTCTTTATTACCAACTGCAATTGTGGCTTCACAAGATGAACAGTTACAAAAAGCCATTGAAAATTTAGAGTACAGTTTTAGTAATGCCATAAATTCCATCAACCAGAAAAAAGAAAAACAAGTTGCTATTTTATCTGGAAATGGAGAATTAGAAGATATTTATTTGTACAGTTTTTTAAGTGAAGTTTCTAAAAAATACAAATTAGCAAAATTTACGTTAGACTCTGTTGCTACAAATCCGCAGAAAACATTAAAAGATTTAACCTCTTTTGATTTGGTGATTATTGCAAAACCTACACAAAAATTTTCATCTGAAGAAAAGTTTACCTTAGATCAATTTATTGCAAACGGAGGAAAAACTTTGTGGATGTTAGACAATGTTTTGGCAGATCAAGACAGTTTATTTAACACCGGAAAAATGTTAGCGTATCCAAGAGATTTAAACTTAACAAACTTGTTATTTTCATACGGAGTTAGAATAAATACCAATTTAGTAAAAGATTTATATGCTGCAAAAATTCCTGTAGCAACGGGTAAAGTTGGTAATCAAACTCAGTTTAAAAATTTAGATTGGTTTTATCATCCATTGGTAAATGGAAATCCAAATCATGCAATTACAAAAAACAATTCTCCTGTAAGATTACAGTTTACAAATCAGATTGATACCCTTAAAAACACCATAAAAAAAACACCTTTACTAGTAAGTTCTTTGTTGACGCAAAAAGTGGGAACTCCAACTATTATTGAATTACAATCTATTGCAGATGAACCTATAGAAACTGATTATAATAGTGGAAAACAATTGTTTGCTGTTTTGTTAGAAGGAGATTTTAAATCTGCTTATAAAAACCGTGTAAAACCTTTTGAAACCTCCCTTTTTAAAGAAAATGCTACCAATAATAAAATGATTGTTATTGCCGATGGAGATATTGGTAAAAATCAAATTTTAAAAGAAAAACCTCATGATTTATCTACAGATAAATGGACAAATGAGCAATTTGGAAACAAAGATTTTTTATTAAATTCTGTAGCTTATTTATTAGATGATTCTGGCTTAATACACCTTAGAAATAAAACGTTACAAATACGCATGCTAGACAAACAAAAAGCATTTAAAGAAAGAAGTTATTGGCAATTTTTAAATGTTGTTCTACCTTTAATTTTATTGTTTTCTTTTGGAGTTGTTTTCAATTATTTAAGAAAAAGAAAGTATAGTTAA
- a CDS encoding MIP/aquaporin family protein — protein sequence MKKYISEFIGTFSMIFCGTGAMTVNEVTGGEVTHVGIAITWGLIVMAMIYAFGETSGAHFNPAVSIAFAYAKKFSWKEVPKYILAQVLGAILASLILWFLFPESETLGATIPTVDVWRAFVLELLLTFFLMVVIINVSTGSKEIGVTAGIAIGAVVLLEAMFAGPITNASMNPARSIAPALVSGNLQHLWMYILAPILGALLAVVSCKLVKDDNCCNEKC from the coding sequence ATGAAGAAATATATATCAGAGTTTATTGGCACATTTTCAATGATTTTCTGCGGAACAGGAGCAATGACAGTTAATGAAGTTACAGGAGGAGAAGTTACTCATGTAGGAATTGCAATTACTTGGGGATTAATTGTTATGGCAATGATTTATGCTTTTGGAGAAACTTCTGGAGCGCATTTTAATCCTGCAGTTTCAATTGCTTTTGCTTATGCAAAAAAGTTTTCATGGAAAGAAGTTCCTAAATATATTTTAGCACAAGTTTTAGGCGCAATTTTAGCGAGTTTAATTTTATGGTTCTTGTTTCCTGAAAGTGAAACTTTAGGAGCAACAATACCAACAGTAGATGTTTGGCGGGCTTTTGTATTAGAGTTATTGCTTACTTTTTTCTTAATGGTGGTTATTATAAATGTTTCTACTGGTAGTAAAGAAATTGGTGTTACTGCAGGAATTGCTATTGGTGCAGTTGTATTATTAGAAGCAATGTTTGCGGGCCCTATTACAAATGCTTCTATGAATCCTGCTAGATCTATTGCACCAGCTCTTGTTTCTGGTAATTTACAACATTTATGGATGTATATTTTAGCACCAATTTTAGGTGCTTTGTTAGCAGTGGTTTCTTGTAAATTAGTAAAAGACGATAATTGTTGTAATGAGAAGTGTTAG
- the fabV gene encoding enoyl-ACP reductase FabV: MIIEPRTRGFICLTAHPTGCDENVKKQIEYVTSKGAIKGAKKVLVIGSSTGFGLASRISSAFGSDAATIGVYFDKPSAPGKTGSAGYYNTAAFEKHAHKAGLYAKSINGDAFSNEIKRKTLDLIKEDLGQIDLVIYSLASPVRTHPDTGVRYKSVLKPIGGVFSNKTVDFHTGNVSEISINPAEGEDIANTVAVMGGEDWKMWMDALKSENLLSENATTVAYSYIGPSLTEAVYRKGTIGAAKDHLEATAFTITDDLKSIGGKAYVSVNKALVTQASSAIPVIPLYISLLYKIMKAKGIHEGCIEQIQRLYSERLFGGDLALDEKGRIRIDDWEMREDVQAEVAELWKTASSENLSEIGDLEGYSKDFFNLFGFKVDGINYDADVNEMVAIPSEK, translated from the coding sequence ATGATTATAGAACCAAGAACAAGAGGCTTTATTTGTTTAACTGCACATCCAACAGGTTGTGATGAAAATGTAAAAAAGCAAATAGAATACGTAACATCGAAAGGAGCAATTAAGGGTGCAAAAAAAGTACTAGTAATTGGGTCATCAACAGGGTTTGGATTAGCATCTAGAATTTCTAGTGCTTTTGGATCTGATGCAGCAACTATAGGTGTCTATTTTGACAAACCTTCTGCGCCAGGAAAAACAGGATCTGCAGGATATTATAATACTGCAGCTTTTGAAAAACATGCTCATAAAGCAGGTTTGTATGCAAAAAGTATAAATGGAGATGCATTTTCAAACGAAATTAAAAGAAAGACTTTAGATTTAATAAAAGAAGATTTAGGTCAAATAGATTTAGTAATTTACAGTTTGGCTTCACCTGTAAGAACGCATCCAGATACTGGAGTTCGTTACAAATCGGTTTTAAAACCAATTGGAGGTGTTTTTTCAAATAAAACAGTAGATTTTCATACAGGAAATGTGTCAGAAATTTCTATCAATCCTGCAGAAGGAGAAGATATTGCAAACACAGTTGCTGTTATGGGTGGTGAAGATTGGAAAATGTGGATGGACGCATTAAAATCTGAAAACTTATTATCAGAAAATGCTACAACAGTTGCCTATTCTTATATTGGACCTTCACTTACAGAAGCAGTTTATAGAAAAGGAACAATTGGCGCAGCAAAAGATCATTTAGAAGCAACTGCTTTTACAATTACAGACGATTTAAAATCGATTGGTGGAAAAGCTTATGTTTCTGTTAATAAAGCTTTAGTAACACAAGCAAGTTCTGCAATTCCTGTAATTCCTTTATATATTTCTTTATTGTATAAAATAATGAAAGCGAAAGGAATTCATGAAGGTTGTATAGAACAAATTCAGCGTTTGTATAGTGAGCGTTTGTTTGGAGGTGATTTAGCTTTAGATGAAAAAGGAAGAATTAGAATTGACGATTGGGAAATGAGAGAAGATGTACAAGCTGAAGTTGCAGAACTTTGGAAAACAGCTTCATCAGAAAATTTATCTGAAATTGGAGATTTAGAAGGATATAGTAAAGACTTTTTTAATTTATTCGGATTTAAAGTTGATGGGATAAACTATGATGCAGATGTTAATGAAATGGTAGCTATACCAAGTGAAAAATAA
- a CDS encoding S-adenosyl-l-methionine hydroxide adenosyltransferase family protein, translated as MSLITLTTDFGTKDHFVGAVKGAIYSELSDAKIVDITHEISPFNITETAYILKNSYKSFPDGTIHIVGVDSELSNDNKHIALELDNHFFVCPDNGLISMIASEIHPTKIVEINIHDRIESSFPVLDVFVQVACFIARGGNLTVIGKEIHSFKKMTEIQPKVNQMQNQIIGGVIYIDNYGNVISNISKKMFNDIGKGRSFKATARRYSFTKIFSKYNEITGESAHDNSQFDGSKLAIFNSAGYLEIAIYRSNLKTVGGASTLLGLGYRDSIVIEFFNDSKPTYTILN; from the coding sequence ATGTCTTTAATCACTTTAACAACAGATTTCGGAACAAAAGACCACTTTGTTGGCGCTGTAAAAGGAGCTATTTACTCAGAACTATCTGATGCTAAAATTGTAGATATTACTCATGAAATATCACCATTTAACATTACAGAAACCGCTTATATTTTAAAAAACTCTTACAAAAGCTTTCCTGACGGAACAATACATATTGTTGGTGTAGACTCTGAATTAAGTAATGACAACAAGCATATTGCCTTAGAGCTAGACAATCATTTCTTTGTATGTCCAGATAATGGATTAATCTCAATGATTGCTTCAGAAATTCATCCTACAAAAATTGTTGAAATTAATATTCATGACAGAATCGAAAGCAGTTTCCCTGTTTTAGATGTTTTTGTACAAGTAGCATGTTTTATTGCTCGTGGTGGAAATTTAACAGTTATTGGTAAAGAAATTCACTCTTTTAAAAAGATGACTGAAATTCAGCCAAAAGTGAATCAAATGCAAAACCAAATTATTGGAGGTGTTATTTATATAGATAATTATGGAAACGTAATTAGCAACATTAGCAAAAAAATGTTTAACGATATTGGTAAAGGAAGAAGCTTTAAAGCAACGGCAAGACGTTACTCTTTTACTAAAATATTTTCAAAATATAATGAGATTACAGGTGAAAGTGCTCATGATAATAGCCAATTTGATGGCAGTAAACTTGCCATTTTTAATTCTGCAGGGTATTTAGAAATTGCTATTTATAGAAGTAATTTAAAAACTGTAGGTGGCGCATCTACTTTATTAGGTTTAGGCTATAGAGACTCAATTGTAATTGAGTTTTTCAATGATTCTAAACCAACTTATACTATTTTAAACTAA
- a CDS encoding glyoxalase, with protein sequence MNNKERPILADLVNEGTSENEKFQNEVIRPVIKMQHALLIVHLKNHLQKRKVDFSVLSDKKKRSKISSFFKTDNNYKNFTLGFIVGHFSMDEFVFYTDNSSEINRRILQIISQRIKDSIAEIE encoded by the coding sequence ATGAATAATAAAGAAAGACCCATTTTAGCAGATTTAGTAAACGAAGGAACATCAGAAAATGAAAAATTTCAAAACGAAGTGATTCGTCCTGTTATAAAAATGCAACATGCATTGTTAATTGTCCACTTAAAAAATCATCTTCAAAAAAGAAAAGTAGATTTTTCTGTTTTATCAGATAAGAAGAAGAGAAGTAAAATTTCCTCTTTCTTTAAAACAGATAACAACTATAAGAATTTTACGCTAGGTTTTATTGTTGGTCATTTTTCTATGGATGAATTTGTTTTTTATACAGATAATTCATCAGAAATTAACAGAAGAATTCTACAAATTATTTCTCAAAGAATTAAAGATAGTATTGCAGAAATAGAATAA
- a CDS encoding putative quinol monooxygenase: protein MFVRIVKMSFHLKDIDAFLSMFNEKKEQIRNSDGCNLLELYQDKANPEIFFTYSYWENEQDLENYRNSDLFKTVWAKTKQYFNDKPLAWSLDKKASLK, encoded by the coding sequence ATGTTTGTAAGAATTGTAAAAATGAGTTTTCACTTAAAAGATATTGATGCTTTTTTATCAATGTTTAATGAAAAAAAAGAACAAATAAGAAATAGTGATGGTTGTAACTTGTTAGAATTATACCAAGACAAAGCAAACCCTGAAATATTTTTCACCTATTCTTATTGGGAAAATGAACAAGATTTAGAAAATTATAGAAATTCTGATCTTTTTAAAACCGTTTGGGCAAAAACCAAACAATATTTTAACGATAAACCTCTAGCTTGGAGTCTTGATAAAAAAGCAAGTTTAAAATAA
- a CDS encoding PhoH family protein, protein MNERIIELTEISPKDFFGEHNSTVEQLKKYFPKIKIVARGSQLKIYGEPEILNEFEIRFERLIKYFNKYNKLDDNSIERILTSSGKEEKTTSRSTKDLLLHGVNGKLISPQTENQRKMVALMGKNDMLFAVGPAGTGKTYTAVALAVKALKEKEVRKIILTRPAVESGENLGFLPGDLKEKLDPYMQPLYDALRDMIPHEKLESHMEKGIIQIAPLAFMRGRTLDNAFVILDEAQNTTHNQMKMFLTRMGKNAKFIINGDPGQIDLPRRQVSGLKESLLALKDIDGIAQVYFDESDVIRHRLVKRIITAYKSIETE, encoded by the coding sequence TTGAACGAACGCATTATAGAACTTACAGAAATTAGTCCTAAAGATTTTTTTGGGGAACATAATAGTACTGTTGAGCAACTAAAAAAGTACTTTCCCAAGATTAAAATTGTTGCTCGTGGGTCTCAACTCAAAATCTATGGAGAACCAGAAATTTTAAACGAATTTGAAATACGTTTTGAACGCCTAATAAAGTATTTTAATAAATACAATAAGCTAGATGACAATAGTATTGAACGCATTTTAACTTCAAGCGGAAAAGAAGAAAAAACAACTTCTAGAAGTACTAAAGACCTTTTGTTACATGGCGTAAACGGAAAATTGATAAGTCCTCAAACAGAAAACCAACGTAAAATGGTTGCGTTGATGGGTAAAAATGATATGTTATTTGCTGTGGGGCCTGCAGGGACAGGAAAAACATATACAGCAGTTGCTTTGGCTGTAAAAGCATTAAAAGAAAAAGAGGTTAGAAAAATTATTTTAACAAGACCGGCAGTTGAATCTGGAGAAAATTTAGGATTTCTTCCTGGAGATTTAAAAGAGAAATTAGATCCTTATATGCAACCTTTATATGATGCGTTGCGTGATATGATTCCACATGAAAAATTAGAATCTCATATGGAAAAAGGCATTATACAAATAGCTCCTTTGGCATTTATGCGTGGTAGAACATTAGACAATGCTTTTGTAATTTTAGATGAAGCACAAAATACAACTCATAATCAAATGAAGATGTTTTTAACCAGAATGGGTAAAAACGCAAAGTTTATTATTAATGGAGATCCTGGTCAAATAGATTTGCCAAGAAGACAAGTTTCTGGTTTAAAAGAATCTTTGTTGGCTTTAAAAGATATTGATGGAATTGCACAGGTATATTTTGATGAGAGTGATGTAATTAGGCATCGATTAGTGAAGCGTATTATTACGGCTTATAAGAGTATAGAAACAGAATAA
- the gldF gene encoding gliding motility-associated ABC transporter permease subunit GldF, giving the protein MIAILKKEFNSYFASPIAYLVIGVFLLINGLFLWFFKDDFNILNAGFADINPFFFLAPWVFLFLIPAITMKSFADEFNSGTIELLKTKPLSDWQIVIGKFIASLLLVLIALIPTLTYVYTVYQLGNPVGNIDFGSTIGSYIGLLFLAATYTSIGLFTSTLSKNQIVAFILGVFITFFLFYGFDAISNSFGNNAIAIKKIGINEHFKSISRGVIDTRDILYFVSVSFFFLFITKTRLDNE; this is encoded by the coding sequence TTGATTGCTATTTTAAAAAAAGAATTTAACTCATATTTTGCAAGCCCAATAGCCTATTTGGTTATTGGGGTTTTCTTGTTAATTAATGGTTTATTTCTTTGGTTTTTTAAAGATGATTTTAATATTTTAAACGCTGGTTTTGCTGATATAAATCCGTTTTTCTTTTTAGCACCTTGGGTATTTCTATTCTTAATTCCTGCAATTACAATGAAAAGTTTTGCTGATGAATTTAACAGCGGAACCATAGAGCTTTTAAAAACAAAACCACTTTCTGATTGGCAAATTGTAATTGGAAAATTTATAGCCTCACTTCTATTAGTTCTTATTGCTTTAATTCCTACGCTTACTTATGTTTATACCGTTTATCAATTAGGAAACCCGGTTGGGAACATCGATTTTGGAAGTACAATTGGCTCTTATATCGGTTTGTTATTTTTAGCAGCAACCTATACCTCAATTGGTTTGTTTACTTCTACACTTTCTAAAAATCAAATTGTTGCATTTATTCTGGGTGTTTTTATCACTTTTTTCTTGTTTTATGGCTTTGATGCTATTTCAAATTCCTTTGGGAATAATGCCATAGCGATTAAGAAAATTGGAATTAATGAACATTTTAAAAGTATTTCTAGAGGTGTAATTGACACAAGAGATATTCTCTATTTTGTAAGTGTTAGTTTCTTCTTTTTATTCATCACTAAAACACGTTTAGATAATGAATAA
- a CDS encoding TerC family protein produces MVGVIFTLLMLILLQAVLGFDNLLYISLESKKAPEADQKKVRKTGILIAIVLRIVLLFVLVSIIDFFQDPFSFLTGGITDVVHFAFNGHSIIVLLGGGFIIYTAIREIWHMIGDPDLSTGIANNGKKIKSSNAVITSIVLMNLVFSFDSILAAIGLTSEIENATTAFIVMAIAIVISGLLMLVLADRISTFLAKNRMYEVLGLFILFIVGIMLVTEGGHLAHINLFGNEIVPMSKTTFYFVLGILVIVDVVQGKYKKKLIAEQRKH; encoded by the coding sequence ATGGTAGGAGTTATTTTTACGTTACTTATGTTAATCTTATTACAAGCCGTATTAGGATTTGACAACCTTTTATATATTTCATTAGAATCTAAAAAAGCCCCAGAAGCTGATCAAAAAAAAGTTAGAAAAACAGGGATATTAATCGCAATTGTATTAAGAATTGTTTTGTTATTTGTACTTGTTTCTATCATCGATTTTTTTCAAGACCCTTTTTCTTTTTTAACAGGAGGAATAACAGATGTTGTCCATTTTGCATTTAACGGACACAGCATTATTGTTTTACTTGGTGGCGGATTTATCATTTATACTGCCATAAGAGAAATTTGGCACATGATTGGTGATCCAGATTTATCTACAGGTATAGCAAACAATGGTAAAAAAATAAAATCTTCTAACGCAGTTATTACAAGTATTGTCTTAATGAACTTGGTTTTTTCTTTTGATTCTATTCTTGCTGCAATTGGTCTTACAAGTGAAATAGAAAACGCTACAACGGCATTTATTGTGATGGCTATTGCTATTGTAATAAGTGGTTTATTAATGTTAGTTTTAGCTGATAGAATTTCAACTTTCTTAGCAAAAAATAGAATGTATGAAGTACTCGGTTTATTTATTCTTTTTATTGTTGGAATAATGTTAGTTACAGAAGGTGGCCATTTAGCTCATATAAATCTTTTTGGAAACGAAATTGTACCTATGAGCAAAACAACGTTCTACTTTGTATTGGGAATTTTAGTAATTGTAGATGTTGTTCAAGGAAAATATAAAAAGAAATTAATAGCAGAACAGCGTAAACACTAA